GACCCGGTGTCGGTCTGGATCGCCTCGACGCGCCGGGCGATGTCCTCCGTCGCCTTGGCGGTCTCCTGGGCCAGCTCCTTGACCTCGCCCGCCACGACCGCGAAGCCCTTGCCGGCCTCACCGGCCCGCGCCGCCTCGATGGTCGCGTTCAGCGCCAGCAGGTTCGTCTGCTCCGCGATCGACGTGATGACCTTGACGACGTTGCCGATCTCCTGGCTCGAGACGCCGAGCCGCGACACCTGCTCGTTGGTCGCCTGCGCGACGCCCGTGGCCTGCGCCGCGACCTTCGCCGCCTGCGACGCGTTCTGGGCGATCTCGCGGATGCTGGCGCCCATCTGCTCCGCGCCCGCGGCGACGGTCTGCACGTTGCGCGACACCTGCTCGGCCGCCGCGGCGACCACACCCGCCTGCGCCGAGGTCTCGTCCGAGCCCGCGACCACCTGCGTGGAGGCCGCCGACAGCTCCTCGGCCGCCGCGGCGACCGTGTGCGCGGTCTCGGCGACGCCCGACACGACGCCGCGCAGGCTGTCCTGGGCGGTGTCGAGCGACCGCGCCATCGCGCCCAGCTCGTCCACGCTGTGCACGTCCGCGCGGACCGTCAGGTCGCCCTCGGCCATCGCCTCGAGCGCCTGCTGCACCTCCCGGGCGTCCCGCGACAGCCGGCGCGCGACCCGCAGGCCCACCACCAGCACCACGGCCAGCCCCACCACGACCAGGCCCACCACGATCAGCAGGGTGCGGGACACCGTCGCCTCGGAGTCCTCGGCGTTCGCGGCGGCCACGGCGGCGACCGCGGCGTTCTCCTGGACGATCGCCTCGGCCGCGACCGTCGTCTGCGGCAGGATCTGCTCCCGGTAGAGCGCCGCCGCGCCGGTGACGTCACCGGAGTCCGCGAGCGGGAACAGCTCCTCCTCCGCGAGGCGCACCATCTCGGACCAGCCCGAGTCGAAGTCCGCCCACGCCTGCGCGTCCACCGCGAGGTCGTCGTAGGCGGCCTGCTGCTCGGCGATGCTCGCCTCGTACTCGTCGAGCTGGGTGCGCAGGTCGGCGCGCACGTCGTCCGCCGCGGCCGGGTACTCCACCATCCGCGCGCGCCCGGCCTGCAGGGCGCGCTGCAGGTCGCTCACCTGCCCGAGCTGCGCCACGTTGGCCGCGGACGCCTGCACGTCGCCCCGGAGCTGCCCCAGGCTCACGGCGGCGGCCAGCACGACGAGCACGGCCACGAGGCCGGCCGCGGCCAGCAGGCCGAGCACCTTCGCGGCGATCGACGACCTCAGCCCCGCCGGGGACGAGTGGTGGCGGCGGACGGCTGGGACATGCTGATCTCCTCGCA
This is a stretch of genomic DNA from Cellulomonas sp. ES6. It encodes these proteins:
- a CDS encoding methyl-accepting chemotaxis protein — translated: MLGLLAAAGLVAVLVVLAAAVSLGQLRGDVQASAANVAQLGQVSDLQRALQAGRARMVEYPAAADDVRADLRTQLDEYEASIAEQQAAYDDLAVDAQAWADFDSGWSEMVRLAEEELFPLADSGDVTGAAALYREQILPQTTVAAEAIVQENAAVAAVAAANAEDSEATVSRTLLIVVGLVVVGLAVVLVVGLRVARRLSRDAREVQQALEAMAEGDLTVRADVHSVDELGAMARSLDTAQDSLRGVVSGVAETAHTVAAAAEELSAASTQVVAGSDETSAQAGVVAAAAEQVSRNVQTVAAGAEQMGASIREIAQNASQAAKVAAQATGVAQATNEQVSRLGVSSQEIGNVVKVITSIAEQTNLLALNATIEAARAGEAGKGFAVVAGEVKELAQETAKATEDIARRVEAIQTDTGSAVTAIGEISEIIASINDYQLTIASAVEEQTATTTEMSRSVAEAATGSGEIASNITGVASATATSSQTLGQMGGAVAELARLSEDLRGRVSRFTY